From one Bacillus sp. FJAT-42376 genomic stretch:
- a CDS encoding FAD-dependent oxidoreductase: MNSEVLIAGGGISGLTAAAFLAERGVQVTIAEASNEWGGCAGKFQRGPFLFPAGATLGMGFEQGGIHQRLFDKLGIPFPYAKPLDTVMGIHTPRGYLEYKQDRSRHLEEMARVFPEASGRIRSFYREVWQIGAEVKKLLGPLPVLPLKNFRDTADLLFSLKPSSMKMLPYFRKTIGQLLNKHTLHDVPAFVHLLDAQLIDSMQTDTSRCSAIMGAYALTIYHEGAFYIEGGLNQLAEVLRNDAYKNGAVLSKRTWIQSISQNAEGLFEAVDQKGKVWTARHFISTLPVQNLLEVLDEPLKEKIGNRYGKKAASRQWGTMTMYMAVKEEAIPKGSPLFQQVLLDDKGKMTEGDHLFLSLSSAADRLRAPEGYRTLNASTHTSLDLWDTKEKYDAYKQQLRDKMMLGIQRAIPLIEEGIVKEETGAPKAWERFTKRKDGMVGGLPQTLDNALFNSLSHRTGVKGLWVCGDSVFPGAGTAGVSVSGYHVYRSVMRELKRGYL, from the coding sequence ATGAACAGTGAGGTATTGATTGCAGGGGGAGGCATCAGCGGGTTGACCGCGGCGGCTTTCCTTGCAGAACGCGGTGTGCAAGTAACCATAGCGGAAGCTTCAAATGAATGGGGCGGCTGTGCCGGCAAGTTTCAGCGCGGACCGTTTCTTTTTCCTGCAGGAGCGACACTCGGAATGGGCTTCGAACAAGGCGGCATCCATCAGCGGCTGTTTGACAAACTCGGCATCCCGTTCCCCTATGCCAAGCCTCTTGACACAGTAATGGGAATCCACACCCCCCGCGGATATTTAGAGTACAAACAGGACCGGTCCCGGCACCTTGAAGAAATGGCCCGTGTTTTCCCGGAGGCATCCGGCCGGATCCGCTCTTTCTATAGAGAAGTGTGGCAAATCGGAGCAGAAGTGAAAAAATTGCTCGGCCCCCTTCCTGTCCTGCCATTGAAAAATTTCAGGGACACCGCCGATCTGTTATTTTCACTGAAGCCAAGCAGTATGAAGATGCTTCCCTATTTCAGGAAAACAATCGGCCAGCTTCTGAACAAACACACCCTTCATGATGTGCCCGCCTTCGTCCATCTTCTGGATGCACAGCTCATAGACTCCATGCAGACAGATACATCCCGTTGCTCCGCCATTATGGGGGCTTATGCCCTGACCATTTATCATGAAGGAGCTTTTTATATAGAAGGAGGACTCAATCAGCTGGCAGAGGTTCTCAGGAATGACGCATATAAAAACGGAGCGGTCTTATCAAAACGAACGTGGATTCAATCCATATCCCAAAACGCAGAGGGACTGTTCGAAGCCGTCGATCAGAAAGGAAAGGTGTGGACAGCCAGACACTTCATCTCCACCCTTCCTGTTCAGAATCTGCTTGAGGTGCTGGACGAACCGCTCAAAGAGAAAATCGGAAACCGGTATGGCAAGAAAGCAGCGTCCCGGCAATGGGGGACAATGACCATGTATATGGCTGTAAAGGAAGAGGCCATCCCGAAAGGAAGCCCCCTTTTCCAGCAGGTGCTGCTCGATGATAAAGGGAAAATGACAGAGGGAGACCACCTCTTCCTATCCCTTTCCTCGGCAGCAGACCGTCTCCGTGCCCCTGAAGGATACCGCACTTTGAATGCCAGTACACACACCAGCTTGGACTTATGGGACACAAAAGAAAAATATGACGCCTACAAGCAGCAGCTCCGCGACAAAATGATGCTTGGCATACAGCGAGCCATCCCTTTAATCGAAGAAGGCATCGTCAAAGAGGAAACCGGCGCCCCGAAAGCATGGGAGAGGTTCACAAAACGAAAAGACGGCATGGTCGGCGGCCTCCCCCAGACGCTCGACAATGCCTTATTCAACAGCCTCTCCCACCGTACGGGTGTAAAAGGATTATGGGTTTGCGGAGACAGCGTGTTTCCCGGTGCAGGAACAGCCGGCGTATCCGTAAGCGGGTATCATGTATACAGATCGGTGATGCGTGAATTGAAGCGGGGGTATTTATAA